Genomic DNA from Haloplanus aerogenes:
TCACGTTCTCGCTCCCGGCCGGCGAGTCGACGACACACGAAATCCCGGTCGGTTACTACCGCGGCAGCGACTTGCCGCCCGAACGCGTGCAGTTCAGTGTCGTCGGGTACGCCCTCTCGGAGTCCTTCGACGTGCGGATCGAGGGTGGTGGGACGCCCGACGGGACGACGACGGACGTTCCCGGATAAGCCTGTTGCATAACTGATACCTTCGTCGAGGGGCTAGTCGCTCGTATGGAGACCCTGCTCCTCGACGCCGACGTGGTGGCGTCGCACACCCCGATGACGGCCGTCGTCGACGCCGTCGAGACGGCGTTCGCGGCCCACGCCCGCGGCGACGCGGTGATGCCGCCGAAGTCGTACGTCGATCTCCCGCAGTACGACGGCGACTTCCGGTCGATGCCGGCGTATCTGCAGGCAGCGGACTGGGACGCGGCGGGCGTGAAGTGGGTGAACTCCCACCCGAACAATCGGGCACGCTACGCCCTCCCGACGGTCATGGGGACGATGATCTACTCCGACCCCGAGACGGCGTTTCCGCTGGCCATCATGGACGGGACGACGCTGACGACCCGGCGGACGGGCGCGGCGGCGGCCGTCGCCACCGACCACCTCGCCGTTCGGGATGCCAGCACGCTCGGCTTGGTCGGCGCGGGCGTCCAGTCGCACGCCCAACTCGACGCCATCCTGACGGTCCGGCCCATCGAGACGGTGGTCGTGGCCGATGCCGACGCCGACCGTGCCCGGGAGTTCGTCGAGGCGGTCAGTGACCGGGTGACGGCGCGTGTCGGCTCCATTCCCGAGGCGGCCGCCTGCGACATCCTCTCCACCGTCACGCCCGTCGAGGAGCCGATCGTCGACGCCGACGTGGTCGGCGAGCACACGCACGTCAACGCCATCGGCGCCGACGCTGCGGGCAAACACGAACTCGCCGACGACCTGCTGGCCGCCGCGAAAATCGTCGTCGACGACCGGGAACAGTGCACTCACTCCGGCGAGATCAACGTCCCCTACCGCGAGGGACGGCTCACCGACGACGACATTCACGCCACGCTGGGCGAGGTGGTCGTCGGCGAGGCGACGGGGCGAACCGACGCGGACGGCGTGACCGTCTTCGACAGCACCGGCCTCGCGATTCAGGACGTGGCGGCCGCCCACGTCGCCTACGAACGCGCCGCCGCGGCCGGGGCGGGCGTGTCGTTCGACCTCCTCGGGCTCTAGTCCGCCGCGACCAGGTGCTCTCGCATCCAGTCGGCCGCCCGCGGCCGGTAGCGGGTGACGCGGTTCTTGCAGACGTGGTCGCCGTCGGGGTAGTACAGCAGTTCCCCGTTCGGCGCCCGTTCGGCGATGCGCCGGGTCTGCTCCGGCGGGACGACGGTGTCGTTGCCGCCGGCGATCATCAGCGCCGGCGCGGTCAGGTTCTCGATGTCACCCCGCAGCGTCATCTGCTCCGTAATCTCGTCGGCCTCGACGAACGAGTCCGTGTGGCAGGCGTGGAGGAAGCCGTCGCGCATCGACACCGAACTGTACAGCGAGGCGGGGCCGACGCTGAACGGGCCGGCGAGGCCGACGCAGGCGTCGAACCGGTCGTCGTTCGCGGCGACGTGCGGGGCGTAGAACCCGCCGATAGAGACGCCGTAGATGCCCAGACGCGTGGCATCGACCCCGTCCGTGCCCTGCATGTGGTCGACGACGGCCGAGATGGCCTCGTGGTAATCCGGCGTCATCGGCCGATCGTACCACATCTCGCCCTGCCCGGGGCCGTCGACGGCGAGGGTGGC
This window encodes:
- a CDS encoding alpha/beta hydrolase family protein, with protein sequence MTDDDRGREFVEDRFDRWWTRFLAKGLDRYDLQNLRAEIETWDEWCDAFAAVGEDHAELGHEAEAAGNSTSAGEHFLRASMYCHFGSFAWFADESRREQAHRRAVELWGKAAPHLDPPAERIEVPFPGGSDIPGYLRVPDATPDGLDESPLVLVLSGLDSTKEEQHTRASDFHARGIATLAVDGPGQGEMWYDRPMTPDYHEAISAVVDHMQGTDGVDATRLGIYGVSIGGFYAPHVAANDDRFDACVGLAGPFSVGPASLYSSVSMRDGFLHACHTDSFVEADEITEQMTLRGDIENLTAPALMIAGGNDTVVPPEQTRRIAERAPNGELLYYPDGDHVCKNRVTRYRPRAADWMREHLVAAD
- a CDS encoding ornithine cyclodeaminase family protein — its product is METLLLDADVVASHTPMTAVVDAVETAFAAHARGDAVMPPKSYVDLPQYDGDFRSMPAYLQAADWDAAGVKWVNSHPNNRARYALPTVMGTMIYSDPETAFPLAIMDGTTLTTRRTGAAAAVATDHLAVRDASTLGLVGAGVQSHAQLDAILTVRPIETVVVADADADRAREFVEAVSDRVTARVGSIPEAAACDILSTVTPVEEPIVDADVVGEHTHVNAIGADAAGKHELADDLLAAAKIVVDDREQCTHSGEINVPYREGRLTDDDIHATLGEVVVGEATGRTDADGVTVFDSTGLAIQDVAAAHVAYERAAAAGAGVSFDLLGL